Proteins encoded by one window of Aphidius gifuensis isolate YNYX2018 linkage group LG2, ASM1490517v1, whole genome shotgun sequence:
- the LOC122848188 gene encoding uncharacterized protein LOC122848188, with protein sequence MPAYRWVTRHVGQPLPGTAVSGGRDTDGSTIYVGRAFHNGDMVPAKVIPDKRAVYVAHGGEEHSKQEYEVLCQGEFAWVFASNGVIPDDAVVGGQTSEGEPLYVGRVLHNGAQTIGKVQPSHGCLYIPFDGEELSFRDYEVLINH encoded by the exons ATGCCAG cttacAGATGGGTAACACGTCATGTTGGACAACCATTGCCAGGGACAGCCGTATCAGGTGGCCGTGATACTGATGGTTCAACAATATATGTTGGTCGTGCATTTCACAATGGTGATATGGTACCAGCTAAAGTTATTCCTGATAAACGTGCTGTGTATGTTGCTCATGGTGGTGAAGAACACTCCAAACAAGAATAcgag GTACTTTGCCAGGGTGAATTTGCCTGGGTATTTGCAAGTAATGGTGTGATTCCTGATGATGCTGTGGTTGGTGGTCAAACAAGTGAAGGTGAACCCTTGTACGTTGGTCGTGTCCTTCACAATGGAGCTCAAACAATTGGAAAAGTACAACCAAGTCATGGCTGTCTCTAT atTCCATTTGATGGAGAAGAGCTCAGCTTCAGAGACTACGAAGTTCTTATTAACCactga